The proteins below come from a single Terriglobia bacterium genomic window:
- a CDS encoding SET domain-containing protein-lysine N-methyltransferase, protein MGLIVRSSHLHGAGVYTQAAIAKGTHVLEYTGPRISRKESEGLYLDSEVTYLFTMEGDQSFIDGFGMAAFVNHSCDPNCETDQFGDQIWIIAIRDIAAGEELTYDYHLWDADPEDKADCYCGAIHCRGTMYSEEEIARQKKLLRRRALRRKAKKTKAKSKRR, encoded by the coding sequence ATGGGCCTAATCGTTCGTTCTTCCCATCTTCATGGAGCAGGTGTGTACACCCAGGCGGCCATCGCCAAGGGGACCCACGTCCTGGAATACACTGGTCCGCGCATCAGCAGGAAGGAAAGCGAAGGCCTCTACCTGGACAGCGAGGTCACCTATCTTTTCACCATGGAAGGCGACCAGAGCTTCATTGACGGTTTTGGCATGGCCGCTTTCGTCAATCACTCCTGCGATCCCAACTGTGAAACCGACCAGTTCGGCGATCAAATATGGATCATCGCCATCCGCGACATCGCCGCCGGCGAAGAACTCACCTACGACTACCACCTTTGGGACGCTGATCCTGAGGACAAAGCGGATTGCTACTGCGGCGCGATCCACTGCCGCGGGACCATGTACTCAGAAGAAGAAATCGCCCGGCAGAAGAAACTCTTGCGACGCAGAGCGCTAAGGCGGAAAGCGAAGAAGACAAAAGCAAAAAGCAAGCGGCGTTAG
- the recR gene encoding recombination mediator RecR, which produces MAQLIDELKKLPGVGSKSAQRMAFHILRASTEDAEALAGAVRNLKEKLHLCSVCNNITDIDPCSYCSSATRNQRLVCVVEEPTNIASVEKTRVYNGVYHVLHGALSPLHGVGPEQLRIPSLLKRIESGAVDEIIIATNPTIEGEATAVHLTGLTKRPGLKVTRIATGIPAGSDIEYADEVTMLKAMEGRREL; this is translated from the coding sequence ATGGCTCAACTGATTGACGAACTGAAAAAACTCCCCGGGGTGGGCAGCAAGAGCGCGCAGCGCATGGCCTTCCATATCCTGCGCGCCAGCACGGAAGACGCCGAGGCGCTGGCCGGCGCCGTCCGCAACCTGAAGGAAAAGCTCCATCTCTGCTCGGTGTGCAACAACATCACGGATATTGATCCGTGCAGCTACTGTTCCAGCGCCACGCGCAACCAGCGCTTGGTGTGCGTGGTGGAAGAACCCACCAACATTGCGTCGGTGGAAAAGACCAGGGTCTACAACGGCGTTTACCACGTGTTGCACGGGGCGCTTTCGCCGTTGCACGGAGTTGGTCCGGAGCAGTTGCGGATTCCGTCATTGCTCAAGCGCATCGAGAGCGGCGCCGTGGACGAAATCATCATCGCCACCAACCCGACGATTGAGGGCGAGGCCACCGCCGTCCACCTGACCGGACTGACCAAGCGCCCCGGACTCAAAGTCACGCGGATTGCCACCGGTATCCCTGCCGGTAGCGACATTGAATACGCCGACGAAGTGACCATGCTCAAGGCCATGGAAGGGCGACGGGAACTTTAG
- a CDS encoding YbaB/EbfC family nucleoid-associated protein: MGGFDTRQLQEMLEQAQKQARNLQEKMQQTVVEASSGGGTVTIKMNGQKQVLATRIEPEAVKSGDVEMLQDLVTAAFNAASKKVDEAVQSTVGGMLGGLGIPGA, from the coding sequence ATGGGCGGCTTTGATACACGCCAGTTACAGGAGATGCTGGAGCAGGCCCAGAAACAGGCCCGGAACCTGCAGGAGAAGATGCAGCAGACCGTGGTGGAGGCTTCCTCCGGCGGCGGCACGGTCACCATCAAGATGAACGGACAGAAGCAGGTCCTGGCCACGCGCATTGAACCTGAAGCCGTGAAGTCCGGCGACGTGGAGATGTTGCAAGACCTGGTCACCGCAGCGTTTAACGCCGCCAGCAAAAAGGTGGATGAGGCCGTGCAGTCCACCGTGGGCGGAATGCTGGGTGGCTTGGGAATTCCGGGAGCCTAA
- the dnaX gene encoding DNA polymerase III subunit gamma/tau, translating to MAYQVLARKYRPQRFSDVIGQDHVTRTLKNAIEQQRIAHGYIFSGHRGIGKTTIARILAMALNCRGVDGKSDKPTPEPCGVCDSCVEVRAGNAVDVIEIDAATNRGIDEIRELRDAARYRPARDRYKIYILDEAHQITDAAFNALLKTLEEPPPHIIFMMATTQAEDIPQTIRSRCQHFSFHAVKFDEIVGQLGDIARKEKIQVDAEALAVLAEAGDGSMRDALSIMDQAIACCGTEIKGAAVRGLVGSVGSEVLEEIMGAVEHNSSEEALRLLDRLMIEGQNPAHFAKQFVRFLRNVLVARLAGDASPLLQISSDERTRAARVAAKFSEEDLARFMQIMLRTHDELGYRQEQRFHLELGVLKLVHAQRLLPLEQMLSQAGVESPKNVASPRQVSSTPTTSAVVAPAANQAPAANKQPGFTSPFEADRERKGRGYDPEMSSAGQPEAQSATVSSAVAVAEAEPTGDPAKILGHVLNELENNGHKTLASALESGSATLQENELLITVAQSAAVLDVMMGPEPKRIANAAASSAAGRPIKVNVRSGAATAGNGSSPIPAVRQARNGSGASARARAAEDPVVKRMQEKFGAEIRTVIDHRDKN from the coding sequence ATGGCCTACCAGGTTCTGGCGCGCAAATACCGTCCGCAGCGTTTTTCTGATGTGATTGGTCAGGACCACGTGACCCGCACGCTGAAAAACGCCATTGAGCAGCAGCGCATTGCGCACGGTTACATCTTCAGCGGGCACCGGGGCATCGGCAAGACGACGATTGCGCGCATCCTGGCCATGGCCTTGAACTGCCGCGGCGTTGATGGAAAATCGGACAAGCCGACGCCTGAGCCTTGCGGCGTGTGCGATTCCTGCGTGGAAGTGCGGGCGGGCAACGCGGTGGACGTAATTGAAATTGACGCCGCGACCAACCGGGGCATTGACGAGATCAGGGAACTGCGCGACGCCGCGCGCTATCGTCCAGCGCGCGACCGCTACAAGATCTACATTCTCGACGAAGCCCACCAGATCACTGACGCGGCCTTCAACGCGCTGCTGAAGACCCTGGAAGAGCCTCCGCCGCATATTATTTTCATGATGGCCACCACGCAGGCGGAAGACATCCCGCAGACCATTCGCTCGCGATGCCAGCACTTCAGCTTCCACGCGGTGAAGTTTGACGAGATCGTGGGACAACTCGGCGACATCGCGCGCAAAGAAAAGATCCAGGTGGACGCGGAAGCCCTGGCCGTCCTGGCCGAGGCCGGCGATGGCTCCATGCGCGACGCGCTCTCCATCATGGACCAGGCCATTGCCTGCTGCGGCACGGAAATCAAAGGCGCCGCCGTCCGCGGACTGGTGGGCTCCGTTGGCTCAGAAGTGCTGGAAGAGATCATGGGTGCGGTGGAGCACAATTCCAGTGAAGAGGCTTTGCGCTTGCTGGACCGCTTGATGATCGAAGGCCAGAACCCGGCGCACTTCGCCAAACAATTTGTGCGCTTCCTGCGCAACGTTTTGGTGGCCAGGCTGGCGGGCGACGCGTCGCCGCTGTTGCAGATTTCCTCTGACGAGCGCACGCGCGCGGCCCGAGTGGCAGCAAAGTTCTCTGAAGAGGACTTGGCGCGCTTTATGCAGATCATGCTGCGCACGCACGATGAGCTGGGATATCGCCAGGAGCAACGCTTTCATCTGGAACTGGGCGTACTTAAGCTGGTCCACGCGCAACGGCTATTGCCCTTAGAGCAGATGTTGAGCCAGGCGGGAGTCGAGTCGCCGAAGAATGTTGCTTCGCCGCGGCAAGTTAGCTCCACGCCCACCACATCCGCTGTCGTGGCGCCTGCCGCAAACCAGGCGCCTGCCGCCAACAAGCAGCCGGGATTTACTTCGCCGTTTGAAGCCGACCGCGAGCGCAAAGGCCGCGGCTACGATCCTGAAATGTCGAGCGCCGGCCAGCCGGAAGCACAGTCTGCGACGGTAAGCAGCGCAGTCGCCGTCGCTGAAGCGGAGCCGACGGGCGATCCTGCGAAAATCCTGGGTCATGTGCTGAACGAATTGGAGAACAACGGGCACAAGACGCTGGCCTCCGCACTGGAAAGCGGCAGCGCAACTTTGCAGGAGAACGAGCTGCTCATCACCGTCGCGCAGTCAGCGGCGGTGCTGGACGTGATGATGGGCCCGGAGCCCAAGCGAATCGCCAACGCGGCAGCCAGTTCGGCCGCAGGACGTCCGATCAAGGTAAATGTTCGCAGCGGGGCGGCAACGGCGGGCAACGGATCGTCGCCAATACCTGCCGTCCGGCAAGCCCGCAATGGCAGCGGCGCCAGCGCCCGCGCCCGCGCGGCGGAAGATCCGGTGGTGAAACGCATGCAAGAAAAGTTTGGAGCGGAAATCCGCACGGTCATTGATCACCGTGACAAGAACTAG
- a CDS encoding histidinol-phosphate aminotransferase family protein, whose translation MLDKNYRATHAFHGGRFFDAIGADFRNLERAQDVISADVLDAWFDPSPRVLAALREHLPFLSRTSPPAYADGLIRAISRARNIPPANLCAAGGSSQLIFTCLPILASERSRVLILDPMYGEYAHVLENVLHCDVHRHFLREEDSFRVDPESLLEEVRRVQPDLLIIVNPNSPSGQHWPRKELSQFLRRIPHVLCLVDETYIDYVSTDESLESAICDFPNLMVIKSMSKVYALSGLRAAYMATSEELVRQVARRLPPWSVSLPAQVAAIEALADPDYYQARYQETHSLRDEALQSLYDLPGIKVFDSCASFYMIKSTQQSASSIQQQLEEENIFVRHCESMSTRFHDNFLRIAVKSEGQNCRIVAALTAVLSRKLEHVG comes from the coding sequence ATGCTTGACAAAAACTATCGAGCCACCCATGCCTTCCACGGCGGCCGCTTCTTTGACGCCATTGGCGCCGACTTTCGCAACCTTGAGCGCGCGCAAGACGTGATCAGCGCCGACGTGCTCGACGCCTGGTTTGATCCTTCACCCCGCGTGCTCGCAGCGCTGCGCGAGCATCTTCCCTTTCTGTCTCGCACTTCCCCGCCGGCGTATGCGGACGGATTAATCCGCGCCATCTCCCGAGCCCGTAACATTCCGCCGGCAAACCTGTGCGCTGCCGGAGGATCGTCGCAGCTCATCTTCACATGTCTTCCCATCCTGGCGTCAGAGAGAAGCCGCGTGCTGATTCTCGACCCCATGTACGGCGAGTATGCCCACGTTCTGGAGAACGTGTTGCACTGTGACGTCCACCGGCATTTCCTTCGCGAAGAAGATAGTTTTCGCGTGGACCCGGAATCGCTTCTGGAAGAAGTTCGCCGCGTGCAGCCGGACCTGCTCATCATCGTCAATCCCAACAGCCCGAGCGGCCAGCATTGGCCGAGGAAGGAACTCAGCCAATTTCTGCGCCGCATTCCTCATGTGCTCTGCCTGGTGGACGAGACTTACATTGACTATGTTTCCACGGACGAGTCACTGGAATCCGCGATTTGCGACTTCCCCAACCTGATGGTGATCAAGTCCATGTCCAAGGTGTACGCGCTGAGCGGACTGCGAGCTGCCTATATGGCAACCTCGGAAGAGTTAGTGCGCCAGGTTGCGCGCCGGCTGCCGCCCTGGTCGGTAAGCCTGCCCGCGCAAGTGGCCGCGATCGAGGCGCTCGCCGACCCGGATTACTACCAGGCGCGATACCAGGAGACGCACTCTCTCCGCGATGAAGCACTGCAGTCTTTGTACGATCTGCCCGGGATCAAAGTGTTCGATTCATGCGCCAGTTTCTACATGATCAAGAGCACGCAGCAGAGCGCATCTTCCATCCAGCAGCAGCTCGAAGAGGAGAACATTTTCGTTCGCCATTGTGAGTCTATGAGTACGCGCTTTCACGACAATTTCTTGCGAATTGCCGTAAAGTCCGAAGGGCAGAATTGCAGGATTGTGGCCGCGCTGACCGCGGTGCTTTCTCGCAAACTGGAACACGTCGGGTGA
- the raiA gene encoding ribosome-associated translation inhibitor RaiA produces MNVEYTGRQFEVTPTSRRLVESGLQKIQKILGNQFETHVVLSVEKRRHKVEISVTVRNYPPIVALAEAVDMNAAISNALERIERQAVKYKTKWKSKKRQAHKRQANAPVPEEVSLALAVGGDRATAVPVKVHSFPNTVKFTEAHIVKSTDSVSYKPLTVEEAVKEAEFRDREVFVFRDHQGKVKVLHRKKDGKMELIEAP; encoded by the coding sequence ATGAACGTCGAATACACTGGCCGTCAGTTTGAAGTTACTCCCACGAGCCGCAGGCTGGTCGAAAGCGGGCTCCAGAAAATCCAAAAAATCCTAGGCAATCAGTTTGAGACCCACGTGGTCCTCTCAGTGGAAAAGCGCCGCCACAAGGTGGAAATCAGCGTTACGGTGCGCAACTATCCGCCGATTGTCGCGCTGGCGGAGGCCGTGGACATGAATGCGGCCATCAGCAACGCGCTGGAACGCATTGAGCGCCAGGCGGTGAAATACAAGACCAAATGGAAGAGCAAGAAACGCCAGGCCCACAAACGGCAGGCCAATGCGCCGGTTCCGGAAGAAGTTTCCCTGGCCCTGGCCGTGGGCGGCGACCGGGCCACAGCCGTGCCGGTCAAAGTGCATTCATTTCCTAATACCGTGAAGTTTACTGAGGCCCACATCGTCAAGAGTACGGACTCGGTGAGTTACAAGCCGCTCACCGTGGAAGAGGCGGTAAAAGAAGCGGAGTTCCGCGATCGCGAAGTCTTCGTCTTCCGCGACCATCAGGGCAAAGTCAAAGTGTTACACCGGAAGAAAGACGGAAAGATGGAGTTGATCGAAGCGCCGTGA
- the rpoN gene encoding RNA polymerase factor sigma-54 — protein MVLLQHRLNLKVSQKQILTPGLVQMVSVLALNKLELREMINTEMVENPVLEELDSSVPLLDEVAGREEARERGEAQERQERLEASKEELAAPEAEKKDPFDEIDFGSFFRDYLDPGYRNSADLEEIDRPSFENFLSKPGTLTDHLMWQLGSVSVRPEVIAAAELVIGNLNDEGYLTASEDELLGLASAEAEQNAPDLADAAPSAVIEDPTTEDATEELDVESPEPLHLVVSHTPSPEPAAVPPKPQLSPVLQFTREDLREATGLIRQFDPVGVAARNLRECLMAQLEYLLKTRDLEGSDDPENDQVVEDALRIVDGHLHLLQNKLYKEIAKAIARPMESVIQAHEFIRTLDPKPGLRYNKTEPKLIEPDVAFVKHCDEFLVLMNDEDVPQLRVSPTYRKMLNQGQGVEKEVRTYVKERYKSAVQLIKNIEQRRQTILKVCYAIIGRQRDFLDHGIDLLKPMMIKEVAEEIGVHPSTVSRAVAGKYVHTAQGVFELRFFFSESVQGPEGAGTSLLILKRRVKKLIEEEDAAHPLTDEQITKILQSQGIQVTRRTVAKYREDMKIPSTHQRRTKS, from the coding sequence ATGGTATTACTCCAACACAGACTGAACCTGAAGGTCTCCCAGAAGCAGATCCTGACGCCTGGGCTGGTCCAGATGGTGAGCGTGCTCGCGCTCAACAAGCTTGAACTGCGCGAGATGATCAACACTGAGATGGTGGAGAACCCTGTTCTGGAAGAACTGGATTCCTCCGTCCCGCTGCTGGACGAAGTGGCCGGGCGCGAAGAGGCGCGCGAGCGCGGCGAAGCGCAGGAGCGCCAGGAGCGGCTGGAAGCCAGCAAAGAAGAACTTGCGGCGCCGGAGGCGGAAAAGAAAGACCCGTTTGACGAAATTGATTTTGGTTCGTTCTTTCGCGACTACCTGGACCCTGGCTACCGCAACTCCGCGGACCTGGAAGAGATTGACCGGCCGTCGTTTGAGAATTTTCTCTCCAAGCCCGGGACCCTCACCGATCATCTGATGTGGCAACTTGGCTCGGTCAGCGTGCGGCCGGAAGTCATTGCCGCGGCGGAGTTGGTCATCGGCAACCTGAACGACGAAGGTTATCTCACGGCGTCGGAAGACGAACTGCTCGGCCTGGCCAGCGCTGAAGCCGAGCAAAACGCGCCTGACTTGGCCGACGCAGCGCCCTCAGCGGTAATCGAAGATCCAACGACGGAAGACGCAACGGAAGAGCTGGACGTGGAAAGTCCTGAGCCGCTGCATTTGGTGGTTTCGCATACGCCTTCGCCGGAGCCGGCAGCGGTCCCGCCCAAGCCCCAGCTTTCGCCCGTCCTGCAGTTCACCCGTGAAGACCTGCGGGAAGCCACGGGCCTGATCCGGCAGTTTGATCCGGTGGGCGTGGCCGCGCGCAACCTGCGCGAATGCCTGATGGCCCAACTGGAGTACCTTCTCAAGACCCGCGACCTGGAAGGCTCCGACGATCCTGAAAATGACCAGGTGGTGGAAGATGCTTTGCGCATCGTGGACGGCCATTTGCACCTCCTGCAGAACAAGCTTTACAAAGAAATTGCCAAGGCCATCGCGCGGCCCATGGAGTCGGTGATCCAGGCGCATGAGTTCATCCGCACGCTCGATCCCAAACCCGGCTTGCGTTACAACAAGACCGAACCCAAGCTGATTGAGCCGGACGTGGCCTTTGTGAAGCATTGCGACGAATTTCTGGTCCTGATGAACGACGAAGACGTGCCCCAGTTGCGCGTGAGTCCCACCTACCGCAAGATGCTGAACCAGGGCCAGGGTGTGGAGAAAGAAGTCCGCACCTACGTCAAGGAGCGGTACAAGTCCGCCGTGCAACTGATCAAGAACATCGAACAGCGCCGCCAGACGATTCTGAAAGTCTGCTACGCCATCATCGGACGCCAGCGCGACTTCCTCGATCACGGCATTGACCTGCTTAAGCCGATGATGATCAAAGAAGTGGCGGAAGAGATTGGCGTGCATCCTTCCACGGTGAGCCGGGCGGTCGCCGGCAAGTACGTGCATACCGCGCAGGGCGTGTTCGAATTGCGTTTCTTCTTCTCTGAGAGCGTGCAAGGCCCGGAAGGCGCCGGCACGTCATTGCTGATCCTGAAACGGCGGGTGAAGAAGCTGATTGAAGAAGAAGACGCGGCGCATCCGCTGACCGATGAACAGATCACCAAGATCCTGCAATCGCAGGGCATCCAGGTTACGCGGCGGACCGTGGCCAAGTACCGCGAAGACATGAAGATTCCCAGTACCCATCAAAGGAGGACCAAGAGCTAA
- the lptB gene encoding LPS export ABC transporter ATP-binding protein, translated as MQTLATDDIAKSYRGRRVVNGVSLHINQAEVVGLLGPNGAGKTTTFYMIVGLLPPDSGQVLVDGQDITTVPMYLRARNYGISYLPQEASVFRKLTVEENIMAVLEVQPITWQERRAKRDRLIDELGLGHIRNNMGYALSGGERRRVEIARALCIAPKFILLDEPFSGIDPIAVLDLQKIIFDLKGSGIGVLITDHNVRETLSVTDRAYIINEGRIFRTGTPEQLGNDPEVKRVYLGESFSFV; from the coding sequence ATGCAAACCCTGGCAACGGACGACATCGCTAAATCGTACCGCGGCCGCCGGGTGGTAAATGGCGTCAGCCTCCACATCAATCAAGCTGAAGTAGTCGGACTTCTGGGGCCTAACGGCGCCGGCAAGACCACCACTTTCTACATGATCGTAGGGTTGCTGCCTCCTGATAGCGGGCAGGTCCTGGTGGACGGCCAGGACATCACCACGGTGCCCATGTATTTGCGGGCGCGCAATTACGGAATCAGCTACTTGCCGCAGGAAGCCTCGGTTTTTCGCAAGCTGACGGTGGAAGAGAACATTATGGCCGTGCTGGAGGTGCAGCCCATCACCTGGCAGGAGCGGCGGGCCAAACGTGACCGCTTGATTGATGAACTGGGACTGGGCCACATTCGCAACAACATGGGCTATGCGCTCTCCGGTGGCGAGCGGCGGCGCGTGGAGATCGCCCGCGCTCTGTGCATCGCCCCAAAATTCATTCTGCTGGATGAGCCCTTCTCCGGGATTGATCCCATCGCGGTGCTGGACCTGCAGAAGATCATTTTTGATTTGAAGGGAAGCGGCATCGGCGTCCTGATCACCGACCACAACGTCCGGGAAACGCTGTCGGTGACCGATCGCGCGTACATCATCAACGAAGGACGAATTTTCCGTACCGGCACGCCGGAACAGTTGGGTAACGACCCGGAAGTGAAAAGAGTCTATCTGGGAGAGAGTTTTTCGTTTGTTTGA
- the lptC gene encoding LPS export ABC transporter periplasmic protein LptC, with the protein MAWDTNKLRRLFAAGAVIAVLVAAGFYVRGILKSGHGVQRPVTNLPANTAESAEGFTFAQSEGGKTLFTVHASRFLRYKDSGRGELHDVSIVIYGRDEDRSDHIYGSLFVFDPASGDISAEGEVQIDLDANTKVVAQPNQAATRETQNLIHVKTRGLTFNRNSGIAQTKEKIEFRVPEAGGSAMGATYDSHSSVLTLKSAVKIDTTDKQKASITGQSATISKEPRNIVLHGARIDQPPRLLLADKITVVLTQDNTVERILGSGHVRSSVGGPKGFDVTAPQGELVLAAGNQLRSGTLSGGVDFQRRGDAPAQGKAGRVLLTFGAKNRVTSARAEDAVDLKEGAEGKSRQIQAAAVDLAIKDGKLIQSATTSDGPGKIILSKGASVTTISAARLQARFNSQNRPVSIVGSPDARIVSSSPGQPDQVATSRELNASFNDKGEITAGDLTGDFHFEQGQRTATANRGRYNPADESFTLIGSPRVVDSGATITADSIQLLRKTESAVATGHVKTTYNDLKPQAGGMLASGEPVHVTGTSATASRSAGVAKYAHARLWQGANIVDAPAITFDKLHRSLLAQGDSTSRVTTVFVTTDKKGKSTPVNVTADKLTYVDSERKAVFTGKVTAKVEDSTIDADTVQILLTARGSQAGSQPASQLDRIVAQGDIRIQQPQRRATASQAVYTAGEEKFVLTGVPGKLPSIFDAEHGQISGDSLTFFTHDDRVLVGSGESSHQAQTRNRDASKK; encoded by the coding sequence GTGGCCTGGGACACCAACAAACTCCGAAGATTGTTCGCCGCCGGGGCGGTAATCGCCGTGCTGGTGGCAGCGGGGTTCTACGTCCGCGGGATCTTGAAGTCGGGCCATGGCGTGCAGCGGCCTGTCACCAACTTGCCGGCCAATACGGCCGAGAGCGCGGAAGGCTTCACTTTTGCCCAATCGGAGGGCGGCAAGACGCTGTTCACCGTCCACGCCTCCCGCTTTCTGCGCTACAAAGATTCCGGCCGTGGTGAGTTGCACGACGTAAGCATTGTGATCTACGGGCGCGACGAAGACCGTTCAGACCACATCTACGGATCGCTCTTCGTCTTTGATCCAGCGTCGGGAGACATCAGCGCTGAGGGCGAAGTACAGATAGATCTGGACGCCAACACCAAAGTCGTCGCTCAGCCCAATCAAGCCGCCACGCGGGAGACCCAGAACCTGATCCACGTAAAGACCCGCGGTCTCACCTTCAACCGCAACAGCGGAATTGCGCAGACCAAAGAGAAGATCGAGTTTCGTGTGCCGGAAGCCGGCGGTTCGGCCATGGGAGCTACTTACGATTCGCACAGCAGCGTCCTTACACTGAAGTCCGCCGTGAAAATTGACACTACGGACAAGCAAAAAGCCAGCATCACCGGACAAAGCGCCACCATCAGCAAGGAGCCGCGCAACATTGTTCTGCACGGCGCCAGGATTGATCAACCGCCGCGCCTTCTGTTGGCGGACAAAATCACCGTGGTGCTGACCCAGGACAACACGGTGGAACGAATTCTCGGTTCGGGTCACGTACGCAGTTCCGTGGGAGGCCCGAAGGGCTTTGATGTGACCGCGCCCCAAGGCGAACTGGTGCTGGCTGCGGGAAACCAGCTCCGTTCCGGGACGCTCTCCGGCGGCGTGGACTTTCAGCGCCGCGGTGACGCGCCGGCGCAAGGCAAAGCCGGGCGGGTCCTGCTCACCTTTGGCGCCAAAAACCGTGTGACCTCAGCCCGGGCGGAAGACGCGGTGGATTTGAAAGAGGGAGCGGAGGGCAAGTCGCGGCAGATTCAAGCTGCGGCAGTGGATTTGGCGATCAAAGACGGCAAGCTCATCCAGTCGGCGACCACGTCCGACGGCCCGGGAAAGATCATCCTGAGCAAAGGGGCATCCGTCACCACCATCAGCGCGGCGCGGCTGCAAGCGCGATTCAATAGCCAGAACCGCCCGGTGTCCATCGTTGGCAGCCCTGACGCGCGAATCGTTTCGTCAAGCCCGGGACAACCCGACCAGGTGGCCACCAGCCGCGAACTCAACGCCAGTTTTAACGATAAAGGTGAAATCACTGCGGGCGACCTGACCGGCGACTTTCACTTTGAGCAAGGCCAGCGCACGGCAACGGCCAACCGCGGCCGCTACAATCCGGCGGACGAGAGCTTTACCCTCATTGGTTCGCCTCGCGTGGTGGATTCCGGGGCCACCATCACCGCGGACAGCATCCAGCTTCTGCGCAAGACCGAGAGCGCCGTCGCTACGGGCCACGTTAAGACCACCTACAACGACTTGAAACCGCAAGCTGGCGGGATGCTGGCTTCCGGGGAGCCGGTCCACGTGACCGGAACTTCGGCTACGGCCAGCCGCAGCGCAGGAGTGGCAAAATACGCCCATGCCCGGCTGTGGCAGGGAGCCAACATCGTGGACGCGCCGGCCATTACCTTTGACAAGCTGCACCGCAGCCTGCTGGCCCAGGGCGATTCCACCTCCCGGGTGACCACGGTTTTCGTCACAACCGACAAAAAGGGCAAATCCACCCCGGTCAACGTGACGGCGGACAAGCTCACATATGTGGATTCCGAGCGAAAAGCGGTGTTTACTGGCAAGGTGACGGCCAAAGTCGAAGACTCCACCATTGATGCGGACACCGTCCAGATCCTGCTGACTGCGCGTGGCAGCCAGGCCGGCTCGCAGCCAGCCAGCCAACTGGATCGTATTGTGGCACAAGGAGATATACGGATTCAGCAGCCTCAGCGACGGGCCACGGCAAGCCAGGCCGTCTATACCGCGGGGGAGGAGAAGTTCGTCCTGACGGGCGTTCCGGGGAAACTCCCTAGCATTTTTGATGCCGAACACGGTCAAATTTCGGGCGATTCGTTGACTTTCTTTACCCACGATGATAGGGTGCTCGTAGGTAGCGGAGAATCCTCCCACCAAGCCCAAACTAGGAACCGAGACGCGAGCAAGAAGTAA